In the genome of Opitutia bacterium KCR 482, one region contains:
- a CDS encoding cation-translocating P-type ATPase — protein sequence MEKIEEFMEFLESGKMTVVGGVFLAASFALMMSGADFPLDPAWITALICGLPMMFEAAEALFCRRKISSPLLISIAMLASVCIGEVFAAGEIAFIMAVGEILEHMTVARAKRGIKNLVNLAPDTGRVIVGGAAKTVAVAEIKVGDTVRILPGETIPVDGKILSGNTSVDQSVVTGESIPVDKSAGDDVFCGTVNRFGAIDVSTTRAGGDSSLDKLVRLVREAEKNKSPSERIADKWASILVPAALLVAVAAYFATGDITRAVTVLVVFCPCALVLATPTSVMAAIGQATKFGVIIKSGAALETMGKVDCVAFDKTGTLTVGKPVVSDLFSETSQEELLGLAASAESMSEHPLGAAVVECAKSRGVEISEASDFKMTPGRGISANVGGRLAVCGNAAWLAENGIVIPRAALDKFELFSDEGKASIFVGAGGKFAGLVALSDTPRPSAREVVSELDSLGVESVLLTGDNARAAEFFAKNAGLKRVCAGLLPAEKLEKIEALKASKKTVCMVGDGVNDAPALKSANVGVAMASMGSDIAVEAADIALMGDDITNIPYLKRLSNATVRSIKVNITLSMLINFAAVLLSLAAVLTPITGALVHNLGSVLVVLNAGLLYDRNLRRGHGA from the coding sequence GCGGGAAAATGACCGTCGTCGGCGGCGTCTTCCTTGCGGCGAGCTTTGCTTTAATGATGTCGGGCGCGGATTTCCCGCTCGACCCCGCGTGGATTACCGCGCTAATCTGCGGCTTGCCGATGATGTTCGAGGCGGCGGAGGCATTGTTTTGCCGCCGCAAAATTTCGTCGCCGCTGCTGATTTCAATCGCGATGCTCGCTTCCGTCTGCATAGGAGAGGTTTTTGCGGCGGGCGAAATCGCGTTCATCATGGCGGTTGGCGAAATCCTCGAACACATGACGGTTGCCCGCGCGAAACGCGGAATCAAAAACCTCGTGAACCTCGCCCCCGACACGGGGCGCGTGATTGTCGGCGGCGCGGCGAAAACCGTGGCGGTTGCCGAAATCAAAGTGGGCGACACCGTGCGCATTCTCCCCGGGGAGACCATTCCCGTTGACGGGAAAATTCTTTCGGGCAACACTTCCGTAGACCAGTCCGTCGTGACGGGCGAGTCCATTCCCGTGGACAAATCCGCGGGCGACGACGTGTTCTGCGGAACGGTAAACCGCTTCGGGGCGATTGACGTTTCGACAACCCGCGCGGGCGGCGATTCCTCGCTCGACAAGCTTGTGCGGCTCGTCCGCGAGGCGGAGAAAAACAAGTCGCCGTCGGAGCGCATTGCCGACAAGTGGGCGTCGATTCTCGTCCCCGCCGCGCTGCTTGTGGCTGTCGCCGCATATTTCGCGACGGGCGACATCACACGCGCGGTGACGGTGCTTGTGGTCTTCTGCCCGTGCGCTCTCGTGCTCGCAACCCCGACTTCCGTAATGGCGGCGATTGGTCAGGCGACGAAATTCGGCGTGATTATCAAATCGGGCGCGGCTCTCGAAACAATGGGCAAGGTTGACTGTGTAGCTTTCGACAAAACGGGCACTCTCACCGTCGGAAAGCCCGTCGTGAGCGACCTGTTTTCGGAAACCTCGCAGGAGGAACTTTTGGGACTTGCGGCGTCGGCGGAGTCGATGTCGGAACACCCGCTCGGCGCGGCGGTGGTAGAGTGCGCAAAGTCGCGCGGGGTTGAAATTTCGGAGGCGTCCGACTTCAAGATGACCCCAGGGCGCGGGATTTCCGCGAACGTCGGCGGACGGCTTGCGGTCTGCGGAAACGCCGCGTGGCTTGCCGAAAACGGAATCGTAATTCCCCGCGCCGCGCTCGACAAATTCGAACTCTTTTCCGACGAGGGCAAGGCGTCGATTTTCGTCGGCGCTGGCGGAAAATTCGCGGGGCTTGTCGCGCTTTCCGATACCCCCCGACCCTCCGCAAGGGAAGTTGTTTCCGAGCTTGATTCGCTCGGCGTGGAAAGCGTCTTGCTCACGGGCGACAACGCGCGGGCGGCGGAATTTTTCGCAAAAAACGCGGGCTTGAAACGCGTCTGCGCGGGGCTGCTCCCCGCCGAAAAGCTCGAAAAAATCGAGGCTCTGAAAGCCTCAAAAAAAACCGTGTGCATGGTCGGCGACGGCGTGAACGACGCCCCCGCGCTGAAATCTGCGAATGTCGGGGTTGCAATGGCGTCGATGGGAAGCGATATCGCGGTCGAGGCGGCGGACATCGCGCTGATGGGCGACGACATTACGAACATACCGTATTTGAAACGCCTTTCAAACGCGACGGTTCGCTCGATAAAGGTGAATATCACGCTTTCAATGCTGATAAACTTTGCGGCGGTGCTGCTGTCGCTGGCGGCGGTGCTGACGCCGATAACGGGGGCGTTGGTGCACAACTTAGGCTCAGTCTTGGTAGTCCTGAATGCGGGACTTCTTTACGACCGCAACTTACGGCGCGGACACGGCGCGTGA
- the rsfS gene encoding ribosome silencing factor, whose amino-acid sequence MEKSATKKSAAKKAASPAKKNAAKKSTAKKAVAKKTAVKKVATKKVAAKKAVAKKTPAKKVATKKTVAKKSAAKKVADLDPTLEIVKKCWQALDDKKAEDISVLDVRGKSPITNYFIVATATSEPHLRALANELEKTLKDLNVKSVGRDYNTSSGWVVVDAFDFMAHIFLPEQRGLYGIESLWRDGRKVRQPSELRSL is encoded by the coding sequence ATGGAAAAATCTGCCACAAAGAAATCGGCGGCGAAAAAAGCCGCAAGTCCCGCGAAAAAAAACGCGGCGAAGAAGTCAACCGCGAAAAAGGCCGTTGCCAAGAAAACTGCGGTAAAGAAAGTTGCCACCAAAAAAGTAGCGGCGAAGAAGGCTGTTGCCAAGAAGACCCCCGCGAAGAAGGTTGCGACAAAAAAGACTGTTGCGAAAAAGTCGGCGGCGAAAAAAGTTGCCGACCTTGACCCGACTCTCGAAATTGTAAAGAAATGTTGGCAGGCTCTCGACGACAAAAAAGCCGAGGACATCAGCGTTCTCGACGTTCGCGGGAAATCGCCCATCACAAACTACTTCATTGTCGCGACCGCCACTTCCGAGCCGCACCTCCGCGCCCTCGCCAACGAGCTTGAAAAGACCCTCAAAGACCTCAACGTAAAGTCCGTCGGGCGCGACTACAACACGTCGAGCGGCTGGGTCGTTGTAGACGCCTTCGACTTCATGGCTCACATCTTCCTCCCCGAACAACGCGGCCTCTACGGCATAGAATCCCTCTGGCGCGACGGGCGCAAGGTGCGCCAGCCGTCGGAGCTTCGCTCCTTGTAG